ATGGGAATGCCATCCCCATCCTTAATTCCCATATCAATGGTGGACAGTGGCACCGCCACATAGAAGGGGACATGGTTTTCCTTCGCCAGGACGGCAAGGGAGTAAGTGCCGATCTTATTGGCCACATCGCCATTGGCGGCAATCCGGTCCGCCCCCACGATGACCAGGGCGATCTTTCCCTGTTTCATGAGAAATCCGGCCATACTGTCGGTAATCAACGTAGCCGGGATGTTCTCCTTTACCAGCTCCCAGGCGGTAAGCCTTGCCCCTTGTAGTATCGGCCTCGTCTCATCCATATAGACGTGCAGCGTCTTTCCTTCCTCCCGGGCGGCCCTGATCACCCCGAGGGCTGTTCCGTAACCGGCTGTCGCCAGGGCGCCGGCATTACAGTGGGTAAGGATATGATCACCGTCCTCGATCAAGGACCTCCCGTGGATACCCATCTGCCTGTTTATGGCGATATCCTCTTCACAGATACGAATGGCTTCGGCAACAAGCGCCTTTTTTACCGTCTCCACACCGGAGGCAAAGGCCCCATCGAAACATCTCTTCATCCTCTCAATAGCCCAGAAGAGGTTTCTCGCGGTGGGACGCGCCTGGGAAAACTCATGGCAGATGCGGTCAAATACCGCCTTCATCTCACCCCCCCCTGATGACGGTGAAAGATGGAGCACACCGAGGGCGATTCCCATCGCCGTAGCCACCCCGATGGCCGGGGCTCCACGGATCGAGAGGTCTTTGATCGCCATGATCACCTCATCATAGCGTACGCAAACAATGTGCCGCTCCTCGTGGGGGAGGGCCTTCTGGTCAATCATGACCACCGTATCATCTTCCCAGAAAATCGTCCTGATCATTCTGATAGCCTCCTCTTCAGAAGGTCATTGATGAGCCGGGGATTGGCCTTTCCCTGCGTGGCTTTCATCACCTGACCGACAAAAAATCCGAACACCTTCTCCTTCCCCTCTCGATACTGTGCCGCCTGTGTCGGATTGGCCTCTATGACACGGGTGATGATCTCTGTCAACTCCCCCTCATCGGTGATCTGCACCATCCCCTTTTCCTCGATGATTGCCTTGGGAGGCTTACCGGTTCTGTACATCTCCTCGATAACTTCCTTGGCCATCTTGCCGCTGATCGTCCCGGCCTCGATCAGGCGGATCATCTCCGCCAAAGAGGCGGGAAGGATAGAACATGTTTTAACGTCGCGCTTTTCCTCATTCAACAGCTTGAGGACATCGCCCATGACCCAGTTGCCGGCGATCTTTGGCTTCCCCGAAAGCCTGGCCACCTCCTCGTAGTAGTCGGCAAGGGCGCGGCTCGAAGTCAATACACCGGCATCGTAGGCCGGGATCTGATAATCACGGATAAATCTCTCCCTCTTCTCCATGGGAAGTTCGGGAAACCCCTTTCTGACTTCCTCAATCCAGTCATCACTGATGACAACAGGCACAAGATCGGGATCGGGAAAATAGCGGTAATCGTGAGCATCTTCCTTGCCCCGCATGGAATGGGTCACCCCCTGGCCGTCGTCCCAGAGTCTCGTTTCCTGGAGCACCTCGCCGCCGCCCTCGAGAATGTACTGCTGCCGTTTAATCTCATACTCCAGGGCGCGCTGGACATTCCGGAAGGAGTTCATGTTTTTCAGCTCTGTCCTTGTCCCGAAGCCCTTATCCCCCTTCGGTCTGATGGATACGTTGGCATCGCAGCGGAAACTCCCCTCCTCCATATTACCATCGCAGATTTCAAGATAGACCAGGATTTCATGGAGTCCTTTCAGATAAGCTGCCGCCTCCTCGGCGCCCCTTATGTCCGGCTCACTGACGATCTCGATCAGGGGCACCCCCGTCCGGTTCAGATCCACATAACTATTGTGCTCATCATGCAACAACTTCCCCGCATCCTCCTCCATGTGGATCCGTGTGATGCCTATCGTCTTTTTGCCGCCGTTGATGTCAATTTCCACATACCCATGTTCCGCAAGGGGATCGGCATACTGGGATATCTGGTAACCCTTGGGGAGGTCGGGGTAGAAGTAGTTCTTCCTGGCAAAACTGCATCCCCTGTTGATACGGCAATGGGTGGCGAGGCCCATTTTCATCGCGTATTCCACGACCTTTTTGTTCAAGACAGGCAAAACCCCGGGCATCCCGAGACAGATGGGACAGGTATTGCTGTTTGGTGCTGCCCCGAACTTTGTGGAGCAGCCACAAAAGACCTTTGACTGGGTCAAGAGCTGGGCATGGACCTCCAGCCCGATGACAGTTTCGTATTCCATTTAAAGATTCGGTCTCCTTCTTTCGATTTTAGCATTCTTTTCATAGGCGGCGGCAATCTGGATCAATTTCCCCTCTTCAAATGGCCCGGAGAGAAATTGAACTCCTAGGGGAAGGCCGCTCCGGGTAAAGCCGCAGGGGACAGAGATCCCCGGTATGCCCGCCAGATTGGCGGAGATGGTGAAAATGTCGGAGAGGTACATCTGCAGGGGGTCATCGGTCTTCTCCCCGATCTTAAAGGCCGGGGTCGGGGAGGCAGGGGTGACAATCACATCACAGAGTTTAAACGCCTCATCGAAATCACGCTTGATTAGTGCCCGTACCTTGGATGCCTTCTTGTAGTAGGCATCGTAGTAACCGGAGGAAAGGACGTAGGTGCCGAGCATGATCCGTCTTTTCACTTCCGCCCCGAAACTTTCCGAGCGGGTCTTTTTGTACATCGTAAGGAGGTCCTGAACATTACCGGCACCGGACCGAAAACCGTATTTCACACCGTCATAGCGCGCCAGATTGGAGCTCGCCTCCGCGGGGGCCACAATGTAATAGACGGCCAGGCAGTACTCCGTATGGGGAAGTGATATCTCGATACACCTGCCGCCGCTCTCCTCGATCACCTTGATGGTATTCTGTACCGCCGTCAGCACCTCAGGGTCAATCCCCTCGATGAAGTACTCCTTGGGAATTCCCACTGTCCAGCCCTCGATCCCCCTTGAGAGATACTCTCTGTAATCCGGGACTTCTATCGGTACCGATGTGGATTCCTTCGGGTCATAGCCGGCGATGACGTTCATCATGATGGCGCAGTCCTCCACATCCCTGGTAAAGGGGCCGATCTGATCCAGAGACGAGGCAAAGGCAATCAAACCGAAACGGGAGACCCTCCCGTAGGTGGGCTTCATCCCCACCACGCCACAGAGGGCGGCGGGCTGCCTGATGGAGCCCCCGGTATCTGAACCGAGGGAGGCGATGCACTCATCGGCGGCTACGGCAGCGGCGGACCCACCGCTGGAGCCCCCTGGTATCCTTTCCAGATCCCAGGGGTTTCTCGTAATCCCGAAGAATGAGGTCTCCGTGGAAGAACCCATGGCAAACTCGTCCATATTCGTCTTGCCTACGAAGACAGCCCCGGACTCCCTTAATTTTTCCACCACCGTGGCATCGTACGGCGGCACATAGTTATAAAGGATGCGGGAACCGCATGTCGTCCGGAACCCCCTGGTGCAAAAGATGTCTTTCAAGGCAACAGGAATGCCGGTTAAGGCCCTGATCTTTCCCTCTCTGATATTCAGATCAGCCCTTTTTGCCTCCTCAAGGGCGGAATCCCTCATCAGTGCAATGTAGGCATGAACAACGCCTTCTACCGCATCAATCCGGTTGAATACGGCTTGGACAATCTCGACAGAGGTGGTCTCGCCTGTCCTGATCTTTTCCTGCAGTTCATGAATCGTCGTCTGGTTTAATTCCATCCTGTCCACCTATAAAACATCAGTCATACGTCATATGTCATATGTCATACGTCTTACGTCTTACGTCTTACGTCATACGTCATACGTCTTACGTCTTACGTCTTACGTCATACGTCTTATGACTTATGACTTATGACTTACGACTATTCTATAACCTTTGGGACACTGAAACAGTCACCCCTTGCCTCCGGGGCATTGGCCAAGGAAAGGCCATGAGTTAATGATTCCCCGACCTTGTCATCCCTGAAGGCATTAACGAGAGTAATTGCATGACTCATTGGTTCAACACCGGAAGTGTCCACCTGATTCAACTTATCCATATACATCAGGATATTATCAAGCTGCGAGGTGAATCTTTCCTTCTCCTCTTCGCTGAAATCAAGCCTCGCCAGATGGGCCACATACTCCACCTCTCTCTTATCAATCTTCAATTCTGACCTCTCCTGGATGGTTGTTCGGCCTTCAATAAATGCAGGCATCAAGTATCGACAAGACTTCGTCAATGAGATCGTCCGAAGCCTTTCCAATGAGCTTGGCCTGACGCGCACGGTAATCAATGGACTTGACCTGCTCGACCATCACAAATCCTTTCACTTGCGGGTTCTCGGTAATCCCCACATGAAAAGGGTAGCCTCGATCAGTGGTCGTGAGGGGACAGACAATGGCGAGACCGGTTTGCTCGTTGAACAGGGTGTTGCTTACGACAAGAGCAGGACGACGTCCCTTTTGCTCGTGACCGGACTGGGGATCGAAGGTAACGGCAATGAAGTCTCCCTTTTTCGGAGCGTACGCTTTCACTCACCAAACCTCTCTGCCTGCTGGCTTGCCCCAATCCATTTCTTCGCCTTTGTAGCCCTTGGGTATGCGTGACACGAGGTCTTCCAGACTCATCTTACCGCGAACGCGTCTCGTTGGCGCTATGACGATCACGCCGTCCCGCGTGGTGACGTCGACGTCATCACCCACGGCGATATGCGCGTCTTCAAGCACCTGCTTCGCAAGGCATAGCCCCTGGCTGTTTCCCCACTTTTGGATTCTTGTCATCATATTCATACCTCCTGGCGGATATTCGAAGTATAGCCAATAGGATAAGGAATGTCAAGTCCGTCTGGGGCCGACGTTTCGGTTCAGCGGCGGCGGAACGCCGTCCGTTGCAACCGGTTGTTGGCTCACTTTTCTTGAAATAGTGTCGCTTGTTTCGGTGAAGCGAGTCTGTCCAAGCCCTCTGACCGAACGAGTCTATCAGGCAAGGGTAGTCGTTCCAACGCACGAGGTTCGACTTTTATCGCGCCCCCGCCATAAGACTTTCCGACTTTTCTCAAATTGCCGATTGTCAGCGGGTGCGAAAGCACATTCCAAAGGCGCTCCACATAGTCGGGAGTCGCTCTTTTAGGATAGACACATAGAAGACATGTCAAAGGGACAACTCCCGCGTGGTTTCGGATAAACCGTGCGTTTCGTCTTCCAAGATATGCAAACATGATTGGCGGTACCTTCCGCGTCTCCATTCGATACCAAGGCTTCCGTGTCTTGATCAGAGTTTTCATGGGGAGTCCTCTTGACTCGCCGTCATTGAGATATCTCTGTACTTGTTCGGGGAGTTCTTCAAATGCCAATCCGTTCAAATTGAGTAAGTACGTCGGTCTTCCGGAAGCTTCAAGGCGAGTCAAGTCTTCTTGGTCGAAAGATTCACCCTGAATATCACGCATTCTTCCGACTGCTCTGACCAACAACTTATCGGGAATACCCAGTTCCTTGGCACGGGCAGATGTCAGAAAGAAAAACTCATTGTCTCCTGTTACAATTCCGCGCATCACACTGGCGAAATCTCCAAGGGTATATTTGCTTCTCGCCTCCTCTGCGGGCGGACGAGATAAGCCTGTCGTTAAAGCTTCAGAGAGTAATCGGCGGTGAACCTGAATTCCTTTGTTGTCTGTATGTGGTAGTCCCAAAACGAGGGAAATCAATTCCTTGGAATAGCGATCAAGGCATTTTACCCAATCGAACTTGGTTGCCGGTTTGGCATTCCGAATGAGGAAAACGAGCGCATTGGTATCAACATCGGGAAACGGGGTGGCTTCTGATGCGAACGCGATGACAGCATCTAATCTGTATCGGGAACAAACCCACTGCCACAAAGCATGAGCAAACACGCCCTCACAAATGTCGGCAGAGACAATGTACGCAAGTCGTCCATCGGGTGATAGTGTTTGGAGTGCCCTAATCAGGAAATACACATGCAATCCAGCCCGCCCGTCAATATGCTGCCCGGTCGCTCTTTGAGCGAATGCGCGCAAACGTTCCTTATGTGCTGGAGAAAGCCGATGATGACGGATGTAGGGAGGATTGACGATAATGGCCGGAAAGGTTTCTGAGGGTGGATCAAGGACGAAATCCTTGATCTCAACCTTGCACAGGTCGACATCATTCAATCCTGTCTTCTCCGCCTGTTCAATTACGCTCGGGTCCACGTCGCGTCCAAACAAAGCGAGATCAAAGCCGTGTGATTCTGTATAGCGCTTTGCGGCGCGGAAGAATACGCCTTCGCCCAAGGCAGGATCGAGCAGTCGTTCGGGCTTCTCCTTCAACACATAGGCCACCATTAAGTCGGCGATCCAATCGGGCGTCCAGAACTGCCCTTTCGTGCGCAGGGTTTCTCGTTCGATCCCGGAGCGAGGGAGTTTATATGTTTGTCTGCCAGGCATGATGTTCTACCTCAACGAGTCCAAGACTGACAGCGCTTCTACTGATAATTTCGATTTTCCGCCGACGAAGCGCACGTAGGGAAGAATATGGCCGTTCTTATCCGTGATCGAGTCTGCAACAAGTTGTGGTTCCTCAATTGTGGTAGCCAGGGGATAAGCATGCCTGTAGTAAATCTTGTAGATTACCTTCTCGGTTGTTGCCCCACCGGGTGCTTGAAACACCTGTTTGGTCGGTTCAATATCGCCACGTAAAATCAATTTCTCCGCATCCGCGAGGGATATGCCGTAAGCCTCGTCAAAGAAGGCATGCCAGATGTGAATGGGGATTTTCCGATCCCGCTGCCATGTCCGCAGTGGACTTCTGTCTTCCTCTTTGATGATGATTGTAGGCAGAACAGCTCCTTTTTTCAACCCGAGCCGGCCGTCCAACCGCTTCTGCGGCGTGAGAGGCGTGTTATAGTTTGGCATCTGCTTGGCTCGCCACAGACTATTCTCACATTCGACCGCGAGGACGGCATGCTCCAGTAGGTCTTGCATCTTCGAATCATCTTCTGGAGTGAAAGGCAACTCGCTCAGTCCATTCAGTTCTTTGACAGCAGAATCAACCTTGGCTTTATCCTGAACGCGGTAGATCAGAAGGTCAGGGCGCTTGATATTACCGAGTCCGGCGTTTTCTAGGCGCTCGAAATATAATTCAAAAGCGCGGACATCGTTATCAGGGGCGGTACCGCTGGGTCCATATGGCAGGGCAAAGTACTTGCCGCTCGAGTTGACTGCCTGTGTCAAACGTTCTTCACTCCACACCCCTTGAGACCACCTCATGAGAAAGTCGCTGCCTCGCAGCCGCCGCGGATTGAGCAGAAATTCAGCCCAAGGGGCCTTGCCCATGCCGCGGAGCACTATGCCGATGTCTTCCAGCGAGACGGCCAAAGCCCTCTCGAAGGGGTGTTCTGATTTTCTTCTCTTCTTCATGGTTTCCTTTCTATGAGCCAACGCTGCGCTTAACCGGCTGCAAATGGAGCGCAGCGGAATTGGCAG
This portion of the Syntrophales bacterium genome encodes:
- the mtnA gene encoding S-methyl-5-thioribose-1-phosphate isomerase, which gives rise to MIRTIFWEDDTVVMIDQKALPHEERHIVCVRYDEVIMAIKDLSIRGAPAIGVATAMGIALGVLHLSPSSGGGEMKAVFDRICHEFSQARPTARNLFWAIERMKRCFDGAFASGVETVKKALVAEAIRICEEDIAINRQMGIHGRSLIEDGDHILTHCNAGALATAGYGTALGVIRAAREEGKTLHVYMDETRPILQGARLTAWELVKENIPATLITDSMAGFLMKQGKIALVIVGADRIAANGDVANKIGTYSLAVLAKENHVPFYVAVPLSTIDMGIKDGDGIPIEERNSEEVLTFRGVSTAPEGVMVYNPAFDVTPNRYITAIITEAGVAVRPYEETIARLTGCP
- the gatB gene encoding Asp-tRNA(Asn)/Glu-tRNA(Gln) amidotransferase subunit GatB; the encoded protein is MEYETVIGLEVHAQLLTQSKVFCGCSTKFGAAPNSNTCPICLGMPGVLPVLNKKVVEYAMKMGLATHCRINRGCSFARKNYFYPDLPKGYQISQYADPLAEHGYVEIDINGGKKTIGITRIHMEEDAGKLLHDEHNSYVDLNRTGVPLIEIVSEPDIRGAEEAAAYLKGLHEILVYLEICDGNMEEGSFRCDANVSIRPKGDKGFGTRTELKNMNSFRNVQRALEYEIKRQQYILEGGGEVLQETRLWDDGQGVTHSMRGKEDAHDYRYFPDPDLVPVVISDDWIEEVRKGFPELPMEKRERFIRDYQIPAYDAGVLTSSRALADYYEEVARLSGKPKIAGNWVMGDVLKLLNEEKRDVKTCSILPASLAEMIRLIEAGTISGKMAKEVIEEMYRTGKPPKAIIEEKGMVQITDEGELTEIITRVIEANPTQAAQYREGKEKVFGFFVGQVMKATQGKANPRLINDLLKRRLSE
- the gatA gene encoding Asp-tRNA(Asn)/Glu-tRNA(Gln) amidotransferase subunit GatA, with the protein product MELNQTTIHELQEKIRTGETTSVEIVQAVFNRIDAVEGVVHAYIALMRDSALEEAKRADLNIREGKIRALTGIPVALKDIFCTRGFRTTCGSRILYNYVPPYDATVVEKLRESGAVFVGKTNMDEFAMGSSTETSFFGITRNPWDLERIPGGSSGGSAAAVAADECIASLGSDTGGSIRQPAALCGVVGMKPTYGRVSRFGLIAFASSLDQIGPFTRDVEDCAIMMNVIAGYDPKESTSVPIEVPDYREYLSRGIEGWTVGIPKEYFIEGIDPEVLTAVQNTIKVIEESGGRCIEISLPHTEYCLAVYYIVAPAEASSNLARYDGVKYGFRSGAGNVQDLLTMYKKTRSESFGAEVKRRIMLGTYVLSSGYYDAYYKKASKVRALIKRDFDEAFKLCDVIVTPASPTPAFKIGEKTDDPLQMYLSDIFTISANLAGIPGISVPCGFTRSGLPLGVQFLSGPFEEGKLIQIAAAYEKNAKIERRRPNL
- the gatC gene encoding Asp-tRNA(Asn)/Glu-tRNA(Gln) amidotransferase subunit GatC, giving the protein MKIDKREVEYVAHLARLDFSEEEKERFTSQLDNILMYMDKLNQVDTSGVEPMSHAITLVNAFRDDKVGESLTHGLSLANAPEARGDCFSVPKVIE
- a CDS encoding type II toxin-antitoxin system PemK/MazF family toxin, coding for MKAYAPKKGDFIAVTFDPQSGHEQKGRRPALVVSNTLFNEQTGLAIVCPLTTTDRGYPFHVGITENPQVKGFVMVEQVKSIDYRARQAKLIGKASDDLIDEVLSILDACIY
- a CDS encoding N-6 DNA methylase, with product MPGRQTYKLPRSGIERETLRTKGQFWTPDWIADLMVAYVLKEKPERLLDPALGEGVFFRAAKRYTESHGFDLALFGRDVDPSVIEQAEKTGLNDVDLCKVEIKDFVLDPPSETFPAIIVNPPYIRHHRLSPAHKERLRAFAQRATGQHIDGRAGLHVYFLIRALQTLSPDGRLAYIVSADICEGVFAHALWQWVCSRYRLDAVIAFASEATPFPDVDTNALVFLIRNAKPATKFDWVKCLDRYSKELISLVLGLPHTDNKGIQVHRRLLSEALTTGLSRPPAEEARSKYTLGDFASVMRGIVTGDNEFFFLTSARAKELGIPDKLLVRAVGRMRDIQGESFDQEDLTRLEASGRPTYLLNLNGLAFEELPEQVQRYLNDGESRGLPMKTLIKTRKPWYRMETRKVPPIMFAYLGRRNARFIRNHAGVVPLTCLLCVYPKRATPDYVERLWNVLSHPLTIGNLRKVGKSYGGGAIKVEPRALERLPLPDRLVRSEGLDRLASPKQATLFQEK
- a CDS encoding AccI family restriction endonuclease, with protein sequence MKKRRKSEHPFERALAVSLEDIGIVLRGMGKAPWAEFLLNPRRLRGSDFLMRWSQGVWSEERLTQAVNSSGKYFALPYGPSGTAPDNDVRAFELYFERLENAGLGNIKRPDLLIYRVQDKAKVDSAVKELNGLSELPFTPEDDSKMQDLLEHAVLAVECENSLWRAKQMPNYNTPLTPQKRLDGRLGLKKGAVLPTIIIKEEDRSPLRTWQRDRKIPIHIWHAFFDEAYGISLADAEKLILRGDIEPTKQVFQAPGGATTEKVIYKIYYRHAYPLATTIEEPQLVADSITDKNGHILPYVRFVGGKSKLSVEALSVLDSLR